TCTTTCGTAGACTGCGTTTAGTCGTGGCCGAAAAAACACTGTCCGGGATGTCATTAAAAGCAGTAGAGACATAGACCCTTCTGGTAGCTTTGCCATATCGTGTTTTGACGAATGGTACAAAAAAGCGGGAAGttttaataatcataataataatgcAAAAGGCCTATGGTTGTTCCTGGACacttaaattattattattattattattattattattattattattattattataccgcTCAGATTTTCACTTATTTTTTGAGCTTGCTCATAACCATGATTATTTACATGTATTCCCTGTGAGCCCACCGGATGTCCCGTCCAATAAAAAAATACATAGTATCGTATCCCTAACCGTGAACGAGTAGATactagaggtttttagtttgacgtttttgtggtccgctccgctccgggagcacccgcgaagtcgcagcggagcggcggctgaattttctcTTTTAGTTATCCGTTGCCGACAGCGAAGCGTGcctttcgcagttgcagcgccctctggtcgttttcatcgtcgctaaacaaaataaaaaacattttttcacgtatacaaagcaaaacaataacgTATAAATGATCTTTTGATGAAGTATTTAAAATCCACTTTCAATGTATTAACCGTCTATTTTTTTTGACAAAGAAGCAAGCTCTGACTTGATAGTAGCCACTCAAAAGCCAACATGGTTCCGTTCCagatccattgcaagcattcactgtgtgttgtttgcgcttttgacgcgtgtgtggtggcggcgttttCATTTTTCACCGTTGAAACTGTGTTTGCATAACCATTGATGCCTCCGACGAGTGTGCTAGAGGACCCATTTTTGATGGGTCTTTTAAAGTGGTCCGAAATCGAGGACTTGTTGTGCCTTGAAGTCTTCCAATACACTCGGCGAGACCCGCTGTCACGACATGGCCTCTTGAACATCGAGAGCATGGACAGAGGACAATTTCGCACGTATTTTAGGTTTGAAAGAGATGATGTGCGAAGCCTGTGCCGTGCACTACAAGTGCCTGAAAATGTGACAACGCCGCAGGGCGTGCACGTTTCCGGAGTTGAGGCACTCTGCCTTACGCTACGGCGTTTGGCTTATCCCAATAGGCTGCGAGAACTGGAGCCGCTGTTTGGGCGGCATTATTCAGTGATTTCTTCAGCCACTAATGCAGTGCTCGCGCACATTGACAGCACGTTTGGACATCTGCTGCGAGATGTGAATAACCACACCTGGCTGGACATCGCTAAACTCCGACTCTTTTCCGAGGTATGAAGTTTGTTAATTTGTTTTGTTACTTCTAATCTAAAATAACATTTTATCGCAGGCTGTGCATTCCAAAGGGGCGCCGTTGCACAACTGTTGGGGCTTCATCGACGGGACAGCGCGAGCCATTTGCCGTCCATCGAAGGACCAGAAGCGGTTCTTTTCAGGGCATAAGCGCTTTCACGCCCTTAAATATCAGTCCATCATGTGTCCTAATGGAATCATTTGCCAACTGAACGGTCCGTACGTCGGCAGCCGGCATGACGCAGGCAAGTTATTTTTCTTATACTGAGCCCCGTCCTATGTGTccaacttcgaaaaaaaaaaaaagcatcatcgCGCCTATCTGAGGGAGTGCTCTGTGCTACTTCAGCAAACAAGCTATCACTTCGTACTAATGTTGTGAAGTACACTCAGTCTGGGACAACTAATTGTGGTTACAGTAGAAAGAAGCATATTATTCAAATTTAATGGTGTTGCAAAGAGAACCTGAAAAAATTGTGAACTGTTTATTTTGAGAATAAGGTGCAAGCTAAAATGATAAATGCATGCCCCAGTTACCATTATAATGCTGTGGCCAAGTTTTCTTTGTTACTCTGCAACAAGTCTTCAGTCATAACTCGTCACAGGTAATGCCATGCAGGTTCTATTTATAAATGCATTATAAATGTGTTTTACTGCATAGCACTGTGAAGAAACCTTCCTACTTGGATAGGCAtcaaagctttttcttttttttttatttggaaagaGTGAATCTAAAAAGTGCACACTACAGAGTCCACTTAACATTTGTGTAAATTTATGGGGAAGTGGCAAGAATTTTATGAAGCATTCAGTGTCgcatatcatgtggcaatatGTTTTCATGTCCTCCTGTATTTCCAGGTATCCTTCGAAAGAGCAACACCTATTGCAAGCTAGAGAAGCTTGCCAAAGGCCACAGCTTTTGTTTGTATGGTGACCCTGCCTATCCACTGCGACCTCTGCTGCTGAAACCTTATGGCGGGAACGTGACTGTGCAGCAGCGGGCATTAAACAAGAGAATGAGTTCCGTTAGACAAGCAGTCGAATGGGGTTTCGGAAAGATTGCAGGCTTGTTTGCTTTTCTGGATTTTCGTAAAAATCAGAGACTCAAACGGCAGAACGTGTCACGCATGTACAAAGTTGGCACAATACTTGCTAATTGCCACACTTGTATGTATAGCTCACAGGTATCTCAATACTTTCAAGTTGAACCTCCTCAGCTGGAAGAATATTTGAGACCAAAGAACTGAGCGGATTCTTTCgacacagttttttttatttgtgtaggctaataattttttttctaattgatcAATCTTGTTGCTTATTTCCTGGAGAATTTCAGTAGAATTCTGGCGCTGCGCCTCCATTTTCGAGCGCTCTTCCTCCAATAATAGTTTTCTTTCTGCTATTGTCGTACGACGTTCCTCGAGGTCCAGCCGTCGGTGTTCTAGCTCCATTTCCTTCTGCCGGAGAAGGAACTCATTCTCTTCCCTTTTCAGAAGCAGCTGCAGTCCAAGGGCCTGGAGGCCTCTGATTCCTATAAAATGAAGTAGAACACAAATGACGTACTTCTAAAGTGTTACAGCTCATAACTAATTTACTCTGGGATCAGCGCCATCTTATCACATTCGGGTATGATGAATGCCAAGCCTTGAATTAGCATTGAAAAAACAAGCAAACGAATCACATGTAGCGCATGAATGTTATTTCAATGCAATGAGAGCTATGCATCATCTGGTGCAACTTGAAAAATCATGCAAGTCTGATTTGCAATACCTGTCGGAACAGCAGACTGTCTGCAACGCCGCCGTTCCCGCGCACGAAGGGGCCCTTGAGCATCATGAGCAGCGTTGCCCCCTTGAGCCTCCTGGTCAGCGTCGCTGTCCTCTATTGTATCTGTTTCCAAGGTATCCTGTGCTACAAGGGCATGAATGATCATCAGAAGTTAGGCACTGAGCATATTAGCTAAGGCATTGTGTATATCACTTTTTAATTTATGTTTTGTAGTATTTTGCACAATGATTACACGGTGCAACTTGCCTTGCAGCATCGTGCATAAACACTTTCATGTGCGAATTTCTGCTAGTAGTAGTATTAAAGAATATACATTTGCATAGTAGTAAGGGTGCACTTGCTTCTCATGTGTTTTTTGCCTACGAACATTTGTTTAATGTGCCTTGTTGTACACGCTGTGAATAAGTAAATAAAGATATATTTTACGTCTAATGTACTTTGCACATACCTGGTGCAGCAGCCGGCACGCCTGGTGCAGCAGCCGGCACCTCTCCAGCTGGGCTGGTTGTGGTTCTGTCGCCTGCTGTCCCGTCACCTCTATCTCTGTATGGTGGCTGACTGAGCTCATCCTCATAGATAGCCAACAGCATATTTGTTGCTGTTGCCTCATCTGCACATAGAAAACGAGGCACATGAATGAGAATGTCATTAGTAATACTATAGGACCCCTGAAGAAATAATTCACACAGAATAAAAACTACCTTTCTTCCCTATATCTGTCAAAATAGATATTTGTTTTCCCAGTTAATGAGCTTAATTCACAAATATGTTCACTGCAGTTATGAGAAACATTCAGCAAGCTGAAACAAAGCATTAGATTATTTTTAAATTCAGTCATTTCTCACTGAGTGCCGATTAAGTACATCACACATCCACAACGTGGGAATGTAGTATATTGACTGCCTGAGGATCAATGCCATATAATGAACAGGCACAGTGGCCAGCATATTACTGAATAATGTAATATTTATAGTGCAAACTGTCCAGCTAGGTAACCTGTCTGACTACTGTGTCACAACAATTCATTCTGTGAACACTGCCATTGAAATATATGCCGTCACTCCCGATACAGATATCGCCAAGATGAACACTTCACAGTTTTCATAGTACAAGTTTAGGGGTGGGTTGCTGTTACCCTCCACTCCAGATTACTTGCCATTTTTCTGTCCGTCGTCTGAGGCCCGGACAGCGGGTAAAGATGCCATTGCAGCATCCCTAATTAGCAGAGCCTGGGCTCTGCGCGCCTTGGACGATGCTAGTTGTTGAGTGGGCTGTCGTGGCCCCACGCCGTTTTTTTTCGACAGTCCCATGCCGTTTGCCTTCCGCGGCACGGTTCTCGGGGCATAATTGACCTCCCTCATGAGGTCCGATACGTCCTGAAGCAGCTGTTCCCGCTCTCCATATTGTTCTTCGGTGCCGGACCTACGGAGCAATCAAGTACGTTACGATGCGACTGCTTCATCTACAGCACTTGAACAGCGTTTACTAATAAAGTAAGGAAGCACTCACTTCCTCAGGTTCACTGTGTCCTGCTGTCGAAAATATCCGATGAGGAGGTCCACTCGCTCTCTTATGCCGCGAATGGTCAGCTCGCGATTTATCGCCCTCGTGACATTTCGAAGCACGTCCTCCCACGCGGCGGGATTGCTGAATGGGTCAGTACACACCACTTCTTTCAAGAGGCATAAATCTTCGTCGATGCGAAAGCGTTTTCGCTGCTTGCGCTGGGCAGGTGACAGCCAAGCTGCAGCACTCGCGGAAAACGTGCCATCTCCGGAGGCAGCcatcttgaaatgagcaaagttGTTGCACGCACGAGAGAGGGCGCGCACGTTGTCCCCCTTCCgcttgcaaaaacggcagcgacgcaccgcgctccgcttaggctgctcgtaagcggaacgtattccccgctccggtaacccgcttaaggccttagcggagggcgcatgcgcactcgcgttcccgctccgcttagctgctaagcggagcgtaaaaacgtcaaactaaaaacctctactGTGCCCGTGGAGGTGCGCGTTAGCGAGTGTGCTTGCGTGTTACGGGTTGTATATCCGAGTCTGCACACAAGTGTTATCTCTTATGTgtttctatgcgcatgcgtcctcTCACTTTCACTCACGTTTACTCCTTTCCCAGTGGTGGCTGGCAACCCGAAGTAGTCGTGAATAgcttataccccccccccccccttccctcacCCACTCATTTATCCCTTTTCTGCATCAACTCCTTCGTTCTCTCTCTCACGGGACCTTGACAACCGCCCACTCGTACATTGGTCCATTCCCTCCTACGTAAGCGTGACGTCGACAGAGTGTGTAATAACTGCGCGAAAACGGAGACCGGCACCCTAAACGTTGTGTTTACACGCGGCGAACTCTCAGTTGTGCCCAAGAAGCAATCCCGTTATCGGGCGGTGTTTGGCGGGCGTTCGACTTGCGGGGCCGCACTCTGCTGGCCAGATTTATCGTCTCTCGGGGGGCAGCGACAAACTTTCCGCGTCGTCAGACACTGAAAGGATACTTctcctttatttttattttttattttgtctgGGCGGGATGCAATGAATGGCGAGAGGGTGGGGGGGATTATATCTGGTGCGTGACATATGATGACAGTCCCCGTAATTCTTTTCTCGCTCGTTGAGGAAAGTTTAGTGAATTATCAGGGAAGAAGCAtgatagaaaagcagaaataaATTACCAAATGCAggaccattatatatatatatatatatatatatatatatatatatatatatatatatatatatatatatatatatatatatatatatataatgtcctTTTGGTGTATTTTTTAAAAGTTCTTTCATGATAACAACCAAGTGCAAAGGGGTGGCcgtcgcgaagccacgacaatgacTCCTTCACTTTTTGTAatttaaacaaaaaataaataaaaaagaatactGAGAGAAAAGGAAAAACAATCTATGGTTGGAACACAATTTTTCAAATGTGTCGCTTGCGTCCTG
The sequence above is drawn from the Rhipicephalus microplus isolate Deutch F79 chromosome 3, USDA_Rmic, whole genome shotgun sequence genome and encodes:
- the LOC142803630 gene encoding uncharacterized protein LOC142803630 codes for the protein MAASGDGTFSASAAAWLSPAQRKQRKRFRIDEDLCLLKEVVCTDPFSNPAAWEDVLRNVTRAINRELTIRGIRERVDLLIGYFRQQDTVNLRKSGTEEQYGEREQLLQDVSDLMREVNYAPRTVPRKANGMGLSKKNGVGPRQPTQQLASSKARRAQALLIRDAAMASLPAVRASDDGQKNDEATATNMLLAIYEDELSQPPYRDRGDGTAGDRTTTSPAGEVPAAAPGVPAAAPAQDTLETDTIEDSDADQEAQGGNAAHDAQGPLRARERRRCRQSAVPTGIANQTCMIFQVAPDDA
- the LOC119185555 gene encoding uncharacterized protein LOC119185555, giving the protein MPPTSVLEDPFLMGLLKWSEIEDLLCLEVFQYTRRDPLSRHGLLNIESMDRGQFRTYFRFERDDVRSLCRALQVPENVTTPQGVHVSGVEALCLTLRRLAYPNRLRELEPLFGRHYSVISSATNAVLAHIDSTFGHLLRDVNNHTWLDIAKLRLFSEAVHSKGAPLHNCWGFIDGTARAICRPSKDQKRFFSGHKRFHALKYQSIMCPNGIICQLNGPYVGSRHDAGILRKSNTYCKLEKLAKGHSFCLYGDPAYPLRPLLLKPYGGNVTVQQRALNKRMSSVRQAVEWGFGKIAGLFAFLDFRKNQRLKRQNVSRMYKVGTILANCHTCMYSSQVSQYFQVEPPQLEEYLRPKN